From the Bombus vancouverensis nearcticus chromosome 3, iyBomVanc1_principal, whole genome shotgun sequence genome, one window contains:
- the LOC117153905 gene encoding uncharacterized protein LOC117153905 — MASSSRVRNIHHYIMYENILKLHTMDPNSIMFYDDEWISYNDDGTYQIEWSNDNCKSEVKMEQLGVWWNKTGIIEYFVKPPTSSTNALLHTSFDNANLKLRKFCDDSQYSAKQLYLIVDYTNPQFTVDTYKYIRAKNYTIVSLPPGSEQDTPTRSYLFKAFNRHIQNKHKKYNGDIIRAMDDFCEKTEVAFFVKGIDTFFNSFRKHYDEKIEIR; from the coding sequence ATGGCGTCAAGTTCGCGAGTGCGGAATATCCACCACTACATTATGTATGAAAATATACTAAAATTACATACTATGGATCCGAATTCGATTATGTTCTACGATGACGAATGGATCTCATATAATGACGACGGTACATACCAGATCGAGTGGTCAAATGATAATTGTAAGTCTGAAGTAAAAATGGAGCAACTTGGAGTTTGGTGGAATAAAACCGGGATTATCGAATATTTTGTTAAACCACCTACAAGTTCCACAAACGCACTGCTTCATACATCATTTGACAACGCAAATTTAAAGCTGCGTAAATTCTGTGACGATTCACAATATTCTGCCaaacaattatatttaatagtAGACTATACAAACCCACAGTTCACGGtggatacatataaatatataagagcAAAAAACTACACGATTGTTTCGTTGCCACCGGGATCTGAACAAGACACACCAACCAGATCTTATTTGTTCAAAGCCTTTAATCGACATATTcaaaataaacataaaaaatataatggaGATATAATAAGAGCGATGGATGACTTTTGTGAAAAAACAGAGGTCGCATTTTTTGTGAAAGGAATCGATACTTTTTTTAATAGTTTCAGAAAACATTACgatgaaaaaatagaaatcaGATAA